The Apostichopus japonicus isolate 1M-3 chromosome 14, ASM3797524v1, whole genome shotgun sequence region AAGAGATTGCAGGGCGATGACCGTGTCCTGGAAAATAATCAGATGAATTTGATCATTAAATCCTGGCATTATGGAACGCTCAATGTACATGTTTAGTATTATCAACAGCAAATGGACAGACATTAGTTTGGGATCGACAAGACTCGTTATTTCGTTTACTTCACAAAACGTTTATTTTTGCTGTATTTTCACAAGTCGTCGAAAGTTTGTCGTAACAAGTCACAATTTCGATAAAACACTGAAAATTTATAGCTTGCTACGTCACTTCCGTGTAAATGTCTGCATGTTTTCAACACAACCCAAACATTCAGTCAAGCCATTCCTCTTAGTTTAACCTATATGTGTTGCCTATAAGAATGAGCTCTGTCGTGGTATGAACCGTATCGAGACCAATTGCTAACCAGCTGTGCCTTTTTGCAGGAAAAGAAAAGGCCACGTTAAGAAAATTTCCAGTAAATGTGATAAACTCAGTGAAAGTGATGAAAAAACGGAATAATTGGGAGGTTTCCAGTTAAAATATGGGAATTCTTGAATCGCTCATCTTACTTGTGTAGAAACAAATCCTCCACCATAATTTTGTTGCGTCGATAACCAGTTTGCAATTTCTGCAGCATATGTGATTTCATGAAGTTTGATCTGTGCCAAGAGAGCGTACCCGGTCGTCTCGACGGAAAGAGCTGAAGGACCGCGTTGAATCCAGAGTGGTCGCCCATCTTGTTGCTGGTTGCCTACACCCCAGGCACGAGAATTCGTAACTTATAGAAATATAGGTcgaaaagaagaagacaaattATTGTATGCCTCATAATTTGCAGGTTTCAAATCCACCAACACACTGTTATTACGCATGGAATAAAAAGCGTGACAGAGCGTTCTACAGGCACTTCTAATGTTCATCACACATTTTTTCTTATTGAGAGAGGTGTGGGGGGAGGCGTCTTATTTTTACAAAGGTACTGTCTTATAATACAGCAATAACTTGCATTATTAGGTTCATCATCACACGATGCCATTATGTCTTATTATGAATAATCTATACTGACAAACGTGTACAATTTATTAAAAGTATCAAAAAGatctatctatttatttattcattcttaTACCATTCATTGTTTTCTAAAAGTATGTAGCTGTCGTGACGGATGCTCCCGCTGATGATAAGAATATCTTCGCAGTATAGATGTATCTTTGTATTGATCTAGTTTAATTAAGTAAAAGTACTTGGTCGAGATATTCACGAAACGTTAATGCCGTTTACAGTGTCTAAGTTCTTATTGTCAGGAAATAGTAATACTACCTCTTTGATGTTCctgaaacactccatcgagagaCCGTACAGCccctttaaatatttatctgGGTTgaggattcagttttcccacgagaagttttaactatcttattgaatcatgTTACAGGGCCTTTTTCCTAAATAGATCcgatgtctgtggaacattcgagaaggctCCTCTGACGTGGTAGGGGATAATTTCCATAAAAAgggtggacttccaaactcccaaccaatcagggcagatcagtgcttTATCCACtgatttttatatcgttagTTAAATGCAAGATGGGCAGGTTATCAGCTACCTTCTGATTATGCGCAGTGGGATTTTCGGTGGAAGTGTTTTATAAAAGGCGGCATGGTCTCGCAAGTTCGTCACTTTGAGTTGCATAATTGACGGAGTCAGAtcattgtatttttgtttttattttgccgGCAAACTAATCATTTTATTAATTAGAGAAGAGAATCGACAGGGAAGAAAGTATAACGAATCACTAATCTAATCCTATCTTGTCAACTTGTTTTTTGTGAGAACTGTCATTGTTTTCTCAGGATTTACCGGCTACGTTGAACAAAGCACATTCCAACCTTTAAATGAGAAGGTGTGAGCATGATAACCGTTCGGAAATTTTgaattcacatatttacaagAACATGAATTAGACTGTATTCCACATTATTATAATGTTCTCTGCTGCTCAcaaattatttttccttttcttataaTTGCTATCTTACCTGGATCGTGGACGGAGTGAGATCTTAGCTTAATATTGGCATCTGCACTCCTGTAACTATTCATTAGAGATAAGGCATAGGTCACCACAGCAATTACATATGGTCGTTGAAGTCCATCAAGTTGACTCTCCAAGAAAGAAATGGCGCCGTTCTTAGCAGCTGGGTACTAAAATATATAAGGAAAACCAACAAGTAAACTATGTTTAACTTGTTAAGATTTCCTTATTTTTTACGGTACTATAGCGTTACGGCATTTGTATAGTTACACCGTTACataatatattgataaatatcACCATTAACTACCGAAAACACCAACAATTTTAAAATAGTTAACCACACGCGTTTTCGGTCATTTTCGTACGTGCTCAAGTTTGGCAAAGTCTGAAGCTTTGCCGCCTATAACTTTTGCGTTTTTCCGAACATTAGTGCACTGAAGGCATACAGAGACTAATATTTTGCATTTGCTGTCAGGAAATAGATACTACGCCTATTCATATATATCATTCAAAGACTAGTTGAATACGCTGGTTGTGGTTCGCCAGCATCGGTTTGAACAGAAGTTAGCATTCGTCGAAACAATCGTCTCGTAAGGATCTCAAAGTCTTCGCAGGGCGCTACCAGAAGATCTATACAGACCAACCCTTACGTTGATCCTTAGTATTATAGTAAGGTACATTTCATGGTATAACTTAAACGTATCCTGTAGCTATAAGCTTAAGTTAAgtgttaaagttttaacccctgCAATTAGAATTGTACAGATTGATGAAAGATGGTGATTGAATGAGAATTATATTTGATCGATACATTCCATTCCATTTATTGTCTTCCTGGATACGTAAAGTATTTGCAGACTTTTTTCTGTTGTCATTCCGTAACAGTAAAGAGGAAAGCACTATCCGATTATCCACAGAGGTGGAAGTTTCAGGAATAAATAAAACTACACTAACACGTTGGGCCCATCATCTATTTCAGCTCTGAATTTGACGACCGTTACTAGCTACACAGTATGAGTATCTGGCATGTGATATTGCATGAAGTATCATAGAGTATGATCCCAGTTTATTGATGTTTAGTACACCCTGAGAATACCAACGTAAACCAAATCATCAATCAAAAGAAAAAAGTCAACATTAATAATGTCTACTACAGTTAATAAAGCATAGTCaattcttgttttgtttaagATCATATAAAATGATGTACTCACCGCCTCACCACATGTAGACCTACATTCAGCCATAGTGATTAAAGTGAAGGCAGTCATAGCAGTGTCACCCTCAATTCCGCCCTCAATTCCGCCCTGAAAAATCGACAACAAACAGAGAATGTTTATAGTCCATAGGTGGCTCAGGTTTTAAACGCTCAACAAAGAAACTTTATTCTCTACTCCAATTATGTTTCACAGCTACAAATACTTGAAATCAATTTAACTCAATAGGGGTCTTACATATCAAAAATGACATCAATAACTGTTTGGGCAAAACGCCAATTTTTCCACTGTGAAAATGAATAATCTAGATTTCATGTACCGCTTCTCAGAATGTAactatatattttcatttttatgcaGTTTTTATCTTAATGATTAATATGATGAAATAAACATCTAAAATGGTTGTATGATGAACCATTCGTTATATACTAACCGTCATTTGTTTGTTGACAACTGCTTCTCCTTCATAGAAAGCACCATGAGCATATTGTCTATTGTTCACAATCCAGCTAATGCCACTACATGGAACCATGGCATCAACCGCAGTTAGTTCTGAGGCTTGACAAAATACCTTAGCCACGAAAGCGGTCAACCTGTATAAATCAAGTCGCGACAAAGTAAATGATCTCTTTATCAGTGTATAATTGGGGCCTTCATGATTACAGCAATGGGGTACCATGCATGGTTGGTCAGCTGGTATACAAATTTCAAAACGAAATATACAAGAGAATAACGTGCCTTCCGAATTGAtgtcttttgtgtgtgtgtgtctgtgtttgAGAGAGATTATTCAaaggaaatagagacagattgAAAACAAACAGCTTATCACTTGGAACAATGAAGTCACTCTTACATTTTGAATTTGGTACTCGGTTAATAACTTAATGAAATCAGAACAGAATACTTTGCAACTACATTATCAATGGATCCAATGGTAGCCTATAGATTAAAAAGTTCAGAAATTTGGGCTAAttggtttgttttttttcttttctaaagtgTTAACCACTTCAAAAAACAATATCAGACACCAGACATATTTGAAAAGGAGCGTCTGGATAGACATTACTTAATTTACATTACGTAATCGATATGACTTAATTTGCGTAAAATCACGAGTCATCAACGAAAATCTCGACAACAAGGGATCTAATTCTAATTTTCTTGGCAATTAGAGGTCAGTTCCTGAAAGAATAACGCAATATTACACGCACCATGTGCTACCCAGTTCTCCACGATACGCTGTAAACGACCCATCTGCTCTGCGATATTTTGTTTCTCCAACTATACCTACAGGAAAAGCCAAGGAAATTATACGTTATAACAAACATTATCGATAGGAGTGCACACAGTTATGGGTAGAGAATGTCACTCTTAACCGAATGAACACAAAACATAACAAGTAAACATTTGATGCTAAGGATAGAGAGTTGCACTATTAAACATAATACTACAACAGAATGACTATGGAGTAACAGAATGACCAAAAACCTTCAGGTCACTAGTTCTAATCCAGTTCTACCGCCCCCACCCAcgccaattttttattttttattaccaatcgattttttttttttggtttcgatgatattCGTAACcatatgcattcatgatggcgtttgcgtgtgtaagtgtgtgtgcgtttgtgacgcccagcttgtaaacatgatatctcaagaagtaaaggtcaaacaaatttcatatttgatgtataaaagtaccacattgagtacaagaagcctattgtttgtggtggaggtcaaacgtcatttggggtcaccaggggtcaaattgtgaaaaccttgtaatcactaTATCTCAATACTCCgacctctaatttagtgtgtaccacattgagttaaagaagcctattgtttttgctGGAGGTcattggggtcatcagaggtcaaatcgtgtaACCCTTGTAAAAATGTACAACCTCAttatacattacatcagattcatgaggaaaactgctcatgttacatcgtCGAAACCAAAATGCATTTTTGCGTTCTGgtctattttatatttatatatatatatatatatatatatatatatatatatatatatatatatatatatatatatatatttggataagatcatgttttctggttcctttaaactctggggaacaaaataatgacaacatgacttaggaaaagttaaccctcttcacaaacttcaaacttgtatAAAATATACGTGTTTGCTGACGAATTTCGAAAAACAAACTTCCGGAGTAGATTccatgtttcttattctaaatgtaCTCTGACCTAGTGGGTTAAATGgggaaaagctgtcgcaatcgaaagtaagaaatttattttctattgccCTTATGAACGATTTACATTAAACTCACTGCTACCACCcatttcattacacaaatgtaaaaaagaaaaaatagtccACACATGCGGCCCGATCAAAATTTTAACGCAGTCCTATATCCTTTTATCCATTTTTACAATTCCacagaggaaacgtctgaaaacacctgatcattcattgcaatggaaggtaATGACACagtttcgcaagctacatcggaaAGACCGAGAGAAAGATACAAAAGCAGGGACCTAAGACAGGCTAGCTACGAAAGTAAAAGTAAGCCTAGGCCAACGGTCGTAAATATAACAGAGAGATTTgtttggcgcatgatctgttgggcagggctttcaaattttgattgaagtttgtagaatctacggactctaAGAATAAGgaatattaatatgaacattgcatagaacggtgtcatttttaATGAACTTTTAGTGCAGTAGGCTGGAAAggtcaaaatttaaatttggcaaCACATACTGAGACTTTAATTTCTGCATTAGACCTAACACCGTCATCATGATGTATCGGTCACTTTCCCAAGGCAAGGCGACTGGAATTGAGAATATATCATTGTACAGGGCATTTTTTCAGTAGTTGTAAACTTGTTCTTTTATGGGGCAACATAAAATTGATTGTACGGTAAAGACATAGCAAAATGAGAATATTCAAACGTTTTCCAAACAAACCAAACTTAATATTGTCCAGAGCAGTGCCGTCGATTTGTTCATTTCCTGAATATGTCGCTAGAAGGTATTTTAGGACGTAAACATTAGGAGCCAGTTTAACCATTGTCTGTTCTCCACAACCAGTTGGCAGATGGATCAAACGTCCCAGACCAGTCACAACGGTTGTCACAGCGGGTCCAAGAGGAGAACCTTGTGCATTAATTTTAAAGCAAGAGTACGATAAGCAATCtaaatatgttatttatatgttattattatgatatgttATTTATACGAGCTCTAAACAGTACAGAGTCCATTTATTTAAAGCAACCGCTCAATGTTTCTTCGAATTTACAtctcttgtatatatatatatatatatatatatatatatatatatatatatatatatatatatatatatatatgtatatatatatatatatatatatatatatatatatatatatatatatatatatatatatatatatatatatatatatatatgatactcaAATTTGGAACGATGCCTATAGAAAAAAATCTCCCCATTTGTGTTGTCACTCAAATCAGGTCTCACAGTACTTAATCTTTACGTTGTCTTTGTATATACATTTTCATGTGATTTGCCATTGTAACGGTTCAAACTAAAAACTTAAAACTTAACATATTGAGAGAGACTTAATCAATTACACCTTTCTATACTTTGTACTTTGAGATCAGCGATTAACCCGTCGATTATACTGATGATCCACTGAAAGTCAGCTGTCTGAAGAACAATAGCCATGAGGAACTATGAGACATTAAGTTAATAAATGCGTAAGTAATACGTGATTCTATCCTTACCTGTTATACTAATATGACATGACTCTGTTCCTGGCACAACTGTTGGAGGCAAGGCTATATCAAGACAGCTTAACTGGGCTGCATTTTCCGCGTCCCATATACCTGTATCAGGGAAGAAGAATGGGGAAAATCTAACACTTAAGAActgtttcattatttcttaagtTTCTTCCTATAAGTTTCTTCAACTCCTTGATTAGCATGaccttttttttgtcaagttttaGATACATAATACAATCAGAATCAGGTACAAGGGGAGCTTTGAGGCTCAACagttccttgttttttttcttctttgttttcttggatTAGTTGTAATTGTATAAGTATCTATATGTACTTTCACGGCACGGAAATATTCAGTTTAGTGTTTCTGAAGCTACATTGTTTGCTTCAAATGTGCAAACTAAATCAACTCTTTCATGGCAACGTCacaatatttattatatcacTCATTAACTCATTAACATTTTAGAAAGAATGTGATATTCGTTATAAGTGGTTAGATCATTACTTTGTATATTGCTGTAAACATGGCTATGTTAAAAGctgtttaataatttattttactcCATTCAGCATATTGAGATGAGACAATTCAAAACATTAGCTTGCATTGTTCATATCACATAGATACTTACACAATTATAACTTGTGGATAAGACTAAGgcttaaatattgataaaagtcTATCCTTAGTATACGCATACTCACATAAACTTATAATGGTATGCGCCAAACGTTATGGTTACATCAATACCGCTCCAACATTTGCTTCACCCCTTCCCATACATGAAGTGATCCTCGATTCAAGGATACAATCCTGGAAAATTGGAGTTGTGATTCCGACGCAGTTATTACCGTTGCGTTTTCCTCTTTGTCAATCACAATTTTGTCTTTTTATTGATAATATAGTCAATTTAATCTCAATCGCTTGCAATGTATTTAACTCGAAATAATCAATTTTCGAACTTGCTTCTCTAAGTCAACTATTGTGGAAGAGGTtctgttatatacatatttatacacGTTCTTGATATTAATCTATGGCTCGAGCCATAAGTAAggaatgtgatttttttttttaatattcttacAAGTTTCAGTCTCTCGAATATCTCTTCGCCTACGATTTCGTTCGACTCCTTGAGGATTCAGTTTCACTGAATGATGAAACGTTCTTTCGATTCCCTCAGCCTAATGGAATGAAATTGCATTGAAGCAATGAAGTGTTAAAGAAGTTCACAAATACGATTATAAGCAGAAAATACACTCTCCCTATTACTCTCGGCCCTTTCGCCTTGAGAGGGCCGAGAGTATCATGCACGCCATTTAGAAGCAATCCCCAATGTCATACCATGTTGGACGCGTAGTATTTTGGGAGCTTTATGCTTCACAAAGTAGTAACTTACATGCTATCGCATTGCCGGACCCGTACTCACTTTAATGCGTGATATTGGACTTCAATTATTCATCCTTTAATTGccttaatttgaagaaatattaagaaaaaactCACGATGACGTTAAGTTTCTTTCTAACGCCGTCACTGCCTTTGGTGCTCCCAATACCTACGGTGATAGGCCATTCTCCAATTTTAACTCCAATCACAACGTAGGTGACAGTGAAGGTATCTCTGGGTTTAACCGTGAATTCCTTCTTAGCTGAGAAAACGTTAGGTGTGCCCTCAGAACAAATTTCTGGTGGTGTTTTTAGAACCATTTCTACCTGCCATGAGAAATAATACTTCTTTATAATAGTAACACATTTACCAATATCGGACATTTTGTTATACATGGTACACCAAAACTGCTGCATAATCAGAAATAGCTTCTTTTTTCAacagaaacagaagaaaaaaaaaacggctaGCTATAATAAAGTGACAACGCAAGATCATTATGCTTCTTGTTCCTGGTTTCTGCAAATATCCCTTGCtttaatattcttttctttctgtaaaTAATGTAGCATGTACAGAGGACCTGTACATTACATTCCACATCATGCAGTTATTCGACCGGAAAAGAAGTCCACTCCTGTACGCATTGTGTTTAATTCTTCGAACAGGTACAACGGCGAGTGCCTCAACGATTACTGGTTCAAAGGCCCAGACCTCCTCAACAACCTTCATGGCGTCATCATCAGGTTCCGAGAAGACCCAGTAGCGATTTGCGGAGATATCAGTAAGATGTATCACCAGGTACTTATCCCGGAGGTGGATCAGCAcgtacataggttcctttggcGTGATATGGATGACACAAGAAACCCGGATACTTTCATCAAGACAGTACTGACGTTCGGGGACAAGCCGGCCCCCGCAATGGCTTTCGCAGCCTTACGAATGACCGCAAAGGAGAACGCAGACATGTATCCAACTGCAGCCAAAGTCATCAACCACGACACGTACATGGATGATGTGTGTACTTCGGTGAAGACGAGCGAGGAGGGTGCAGAGCTGATCCATAGCCTGAACAACGTTCTGGACACCGGTGGATTCAAGATAAAGGGATGGATGTCAAACAGAGAGGTGAACGGAACGAGCACCAGTGCAGAGACGGTGAAGCTTCTAGGAAATACAACGGAAGAGAAGGTGCTAGGGGTAAAGTGGAATCCCAACAAAGACACGCTCGCGGTTAAGGTTAAGTTAAAGCAGACAGTTAGTGATAACATCACCAAGAGGAAGGCATTAGGTGCCATCTCACGAGTGTACGACCCGATTGGATTTGTAGCTCCGGTAATTGTCAAGCTTAAAATGGAAATGCAAGAACTGTGGAAAGCCGGTGTTGACTGGGATGACGATCTCTCTCCGGACATACAAGAAAACTGGAAGCATCTGTTCAGCGAACTGGAGAAAATCAATAATGTCACAATTGAACGATGCCTGACTCCACATAATGCGAGTGAGGAAGCTAGCCTGATGGTATTTTGCGATGCCTCCGAAAAGGCTTTTGGAGCTTGCGCATATCTCAGATGGAGATTAAATAACGACACGTTTGAGACTAGATTCGTGGCGGGAAAATTACGAGTCGCCCCTTTGAAGAAACTAACTGTACCACGGCTGGAATTGCAGGCGGCAATATTGGCTGCCCGCTTGGGACTGTCGATAACTGAAGAAATGTCTCTTACCTGTCATGAGAAGATGTACCTAACAGACAGCCCGATCGTCCTGGGTTGGATTAGAAAGCCCGCCGGGAGTTTCAAACAGTTCGTTGCAGCACGGGTTCAGGAGATCCAAAGCAAGACGAAGACTGAAGAATGGGGTCATGTTCCAGGAAAACTGAATCCCGCAGATGACATATCCAGAGGTGTGACAGCTGAAAATCTCAGTGCACGATGGCTGCATGGACCCTCGTTTCTGAAGCTACCAAAGAGCGAGTGGCCAAGTGAGAGTCTCAAGGAAGTAAAGGATGAAGGAGAAGAGAAACAAACCAAGATCTGTGGGCAAATTGACGTCGAGGCAACACACACACCAGTCGACATCACAAACTGCAAGACTTGTAAAGCCTGACTGAAGTCTACCGAAGGAAGGTCTATGATGAAGAGATACCAGCTCTGGATGCCGATAAAGAACAGGATGTAGAACTTCTGTTATTGCGAAGAATCCAGAAGGATTGCTTCGAAGAAGAGTTTGTACTGCTGAAAGGTGGGAAGAACGTGCCCAGTGGAAGTCGTCTGTCGAACCTCAATCCAGAGTTTGACCAGGAGTCGCAGCATATAAGAGTTGGTGGCAGACTCAGGAGAGCCAACAATTTAGATATTGACACTCACCCTGTTCCCTTAGACCCGAGTCACCATATCACTAAGCTGTTAGTTAGAAAGATAGATGCGGAGGTCTTTAACCATAGTGCCGGTGTTGAGCAAGTCTTTGCATACATGCGGCGCCAGTACTGGATCTTGAAAGGACGCAGTTCAATCAAGTCAGAGCTCAGAAAATGCACAGAATGCCAGCGCTGGAGGAAGAAGCCTGAGATGCCAGTTATGGCAGATCTGCCAGAGGCAAGACTCCGCATAGAAAAAACCTGCATTTCATTCGACTGGCATGGACTGCTTCGGTCCCTATACGATCAAAATTGGACGCCGTCAAGAAAAACGATGGGGACTGATCTTCAAGTGTATGACCACCAGAGCCGTTCATCTAGAGATTGTAGCAAGCATGGATGCTGACGCCTTCCTGATGGCGTTCAGAAGGTTTGCAGAACGACGAGGCTCTCCGAAAGAATAGTTCTGTGATTGTGGCACTAACTTCATAGGAGCTGAGAGAGAGTTAAGGGAATGTTTCAGAGATATGAGTGGGGAATTACAGGAGAAGTTGGCAGAACGACAggttaagtttcattttaaccCACCCAGTGCACCGCATTTTGGAGGGACCTGGGAGAGGGAGGTAAAGTCAATCAAGAATGCTCTAAAGTGTTGTCTCAAAGAACGAGTAGTACCGGAGGCAGTCCTTCAAACAGTGTTGGTGGAAGTTGAAGGTCTGATAAACTCAAAACCATTGGGCTATGCGTCGTCAGATATTGCAGATACAGATCCAATAACACCAAACATGTTGTTGATGGGGCGGCGAGACCCTATGTCTCCCCCTGTTGTGATCAATCCAAAGGAGGAAATCAGAAGTAGGAAACAGTTGAAGCACTGTCAGGTCATAGTTGATATTTTTTGGAGGAAATTTGTCACCGAATACCTGCCAGCCCTGCAGGTTAGATCAAAGTGGGTGACGGACACACCAAACTTGGAACGGCAGAATAAGGTACTGGTAATAGTCAACCAGGTCCCAAGAGGTGAATGACTAATTGGGGAAGTGGTAGAGGTCTATCCAAGTCAGGATGGAAAAGTCAGGGTTGCTGACGTTTCTGTCAATAATAAGATATATAAGCGGCCAGTGGCAAAGCTCATAAAACTACAGAAGTTTGTTGATTGAGACATCTCAGGGTGATGTTCTGTTTCTTCCTTATTCTTATTTACTAAGTAATGAGTTTCCCTCATTAAAGGGGGGAGTGTAAGATTAGAGCCATCTTCTTTATTTGCG contains the following coding sequences:
- the LOC139980249 gene encoding uncharacterized protein is translated as MYRGPVHYIPHHAVIRPEKKSTPVRIVFNSSNRYNGECLNDYWFKGPDLLNNLHGVIIRFREDPVAICGDISKMYHQVLIPEVDQHVHRFLWRDMDDTRNPDTFIKTVLTFGDKPAPAMAFAALRMTAKENADMYPTAAKVINHDTYMDDVCTSVKTSEEGAELIHSLNNVLDTGGFKIKGWMSNREVNGTSTSAETVKLLGNTTEEKVLGVKWNPNKDTLAVKVKLKQTVSDNITKRKALGAISRVYDPIGFVAPVIVKLKMEMQELWKAGVDWDDDLSPDIQENWKHLFSELEKINNVTIERCLTPHNASEEASLMVFCDASEKAFGACAYLRWRLNNDTFETRFVAGKLRVAPLKKLTVPRLELQAAILAARLGLSITEEMSLTCHEKMYLTDSPIVLGWIRKPAGSFKQFVAARVQEIQSKTKTEEWGHVPGKLNPADDISRGVTAENLSARWLHGPSFLKLPKSEWPSESLKEVKDEGEEKQTKICGQIDVEATHTPVDITNCKTCKA